AAGAATTGCTTCGGCCGACAAAAGATTGATCTGTTGAGGTGTGTGCAAAAAACGCTTTTGTCTGTCAGAGAATCTATCCTCTTTGCCGGGGAATCAGGAGAAGAACCACTATGGTTGATAAGCGCCGTAAGGGGCGAATAAAAAAACGCTTACGCATCCTCTATGGTACTGAAATTCCATCCAAGGTTGGATTTACTTCTGATATCTCCAGTTCCGGTCTGTGTATCAGGTCTTTTATCGTCTACAAGCCCGGGACGTTGGTTCTTATGGAGTTGGAACTGCCCAACGGAGAGGTCGCGCGCCTGGAAGGCCGCGTTCACTGGGCTCGGAAAGTTCCACCTGACCTGCTTCGCAAAGTTAAACATGCCGGAATGGGCATCAAAATTGTCAACTTTCTCAGTGGCCGAGATGTCTATCTTGAGTTGTGCCAGGGGTAAACAGACTGGGGCACTCCTTGCCGGGCGACAAAAATCAAGGACGGACTTTTAACAAGTTGATTTCCATAAGAAAAATTGAAATCAAATTTTCGGTTTGCGAGGTTGAAAAGCCCTCGGATAGGACTTTTTCAACATCCCGCTAAGTTCTGGCTGTTTGTTTGCTCTTTTCATCCTCTGATCCGCGGTGTCCACGGTTGCCCGAAACCACGCTCTATGGTAGGTTTGGAGTCGTGCCGGAGCCTGTGGAACTCTTCTGTTTGTTTCCTCTTTTTTGAGC
This region of uncultured Desulfuromonas sp. genomic DNA includes:
- a CDS encoding PilZ domain-containing protein — translated: MVDKRRKGRIKKRLRILYGTEIPSKVGFTSDISSSGLCIRSFIVYKPGTLVLMELELPNGEVARLEGRVHWARKVPPDLLRKVKHAGMGIKIVNFLSGRDVYLELCQG